In Mesorhizobium sp. J428, the genomic window ATAAGCCGGCGCTGCCTTCAGCTGGTCCTGTGAGAATGGCACGACATAGCCGCCGCGGCTCTTCTCGTAGTCGAGGACCGACCACGGAATGGCGTGAAATTTCTCGCCGATGCCCAGAAAGCCGCCGAAGCCGATCACGGCGAACATGATCCCGTTGGATGTCTTCTCCAGCATCACGTCCTCGATGACGCCGA contains:
- a CDS encoding PRC-barrel domain-containing protein, yielding MTTHTGHTAAIPASRVIGTDVYSTSGEKIGVIEDVMLEKTSNGIMFAVIGFGGFLGIGEKFHAIPWSVLDYEKSRGGYVVPFSQDQLKAAPAYSINELTGDDGKAARDASYDYYKVPPYWY